In the genome of Streptomyces sp. 846.5, the window CACCAGACCCTCGCCGCCCCACGTTCAGCCACCGCCCTGGACCGACCCGTAGGACAATGGCTCTCCAACCAACGCCGCCCCGGCGCCCTCGCCGACCACCCCGAACGGGCCGCCGCACTCGCGCAGATCGACCCCGACTGGAACCCGGCATGGCCACTCGACTGGCAGCGCCACTACGCCGGCGTCCGCGAGTGCGTCACCCAGCTGGGCGCGGAGCTGGCGGACCTGGAACCAGGCGTCACCATCCACGGCCACAACATCGGACGCTGGCTGGAACGCCAGCGCCAGACGGTGGTCTGGCACGGCCTCACCAACGGCCAACGCCAACGCCTCGAAGCCCTCGGAGTCGAGCCCGAAGCCGCACCCACCACACCGCAGCAGCCCGTCCCCGGGGGCCCCTCTACAGCCTTCACGCGGGGCCTGGCAGCCCTACGCCAGTACCGCGAGCGCACCGGCACGGTAGTCGTACCCAGGACCCACACGGAGGAGGTGGAGGGCACCGTCGTGAAGCTGGGGGTATGGACCTCCAACACCAAGAGCAGGCGCGACAAGCTCACCACGGAGCAGCTCGCAGCCCTGGCAGAGCTGGGATTGCAGTGGAGACGGCGGGCGATCTCCTCGCCGACCGTGGCCCGCATCGGCGGCGGCCGGAATCCGCGGGCCTCGGCCGCGGGTGCGGCGCAGCGGCAACGCCGCCCCGGGCCGTCGAGGGCGAGCAGGGTCGTCAACGCGAACAGGGACAGCCAGCGGTTCGCCAAAGGCCCCGCTGCGGGCGTGGGGGGCCGGTGGTGGTCGCCTGGGTCGGCGCCGGGGAAGACGGCCGGGGCCTGCGCGAGCCGGTGGTCGGCGGTGGCGAGCGCGCGTTCCACCGCGGTGGGAAGACGGCGGCGGTGGCATACCAAGGTCAGGCGTACTCCCGTGCGCGAACGGAGGGTGAGCAGGTCCTGGGTGCGGGGGCCGGTGAGGAAGTGGGCGCGTAGGACGGTGAGATGGGTGATGCCGGTGGCGAGGATCCAGGCGGCAGCCATCGCCCATGGCGGGTCGGCGTCCAGGCGCGGGTGGCC includes:
- a CDS encoding helicase associated domain-containing protein → MGAELADLEPGVTIHGHNIGRWLERQRQTVVWHGLTNGQRQRLEALGVEPEAAPTTPQQPVPGGPSTAFTRGLAALRQYRERTGTVVVPRTHTEEVEGTVVKLGVWTSNTKSRRDKLTTEQLAALAELGLQWRRRAISSPTVARIGGGRNPRASAAGAAQRQRRPGPSRASRVVNANRDSQRFAKGPAAGVGGRWWSPGSAPGKTAGACASRWSAVASARSTAVGRRRRWHTKVRRTPVRERRVSRSWVRGPVRKWARRTVRWVMPVARIQAAAIAHGGSASRRGWPTGGTGLPRAARTS